One window from the genome of Cricetulus griseus strain 17A/GY chromosome 2, alternate assembly CriGri-PICRH-1.0, whole genome shotgun sequence encodes:
- the Snorc gene encoding protein SNORC isoform X2, translating to MASCLALHMALLLISGVLAPAVLTAEGPQEPNPTLWNEPIELSSGDGALESTSHSQEVAASGPPFPTSSPRPEDNTPPAGVDQDAGSLGPGAIAAIVIAALLATCVVLALVVVALRKFSAS from the exons ATGGCATCTTGTCTGGCCCTGCACATGGCGCTGCTGCTCATCTCTGGGGTCCTAGCCCCTGCGGTGCTCACAG CAGAGGGTCCCCAGGAGCCCAATCCCACACTGTGGAACGAGCCCATTGAATTGTCGTCGGGTGACGGTGCCTTGGAGAGTACCAGCCACAGCCAGGAAGTTGCTGCCTCAGGCCCTCCATTCCCCACCTCTTCGCCGAGACCAGAGGACAACACCCCTCCTGCAGGCGTGGACCAGGACGCAG gatCGCTTGGGCCCGGCGCCATTGCGGCCATCGTGATTGCCGCCCTGCTGGCCACCTGCGTGGTGCTGGCACTCGTGGTCGTCGCGCTGAGAAAGTTTTCTGCTTCTTGA